Sequence from the Phragmites australis chromosome 11, lpPhrAust1.1, whole genome shotgun sequence genome:
CCAGTTGTAGATGGATCCATTGATCCAGTGAGCCATCAGTCTCAGCTTCCTAGGTATCAAGATGGGAGGATATCGAACAACAGTGGAAATATTTCTGAGGAACAGAAGCCAGTGTCGAGTAACCGCAAGTTGCTTTCTGAAGAGATAAATTTTCAGAAGAAACATCACATCGCTGCTGACCAGCCTGATGCATTCAGTAAGAGCTCTGATGGATGTGCGAAAAATGCACCTATCTCAATTAGCACGGATGATGGTTCAACAGGTGAAAATGAGGATGTTGCAGAGTCAGAAGCAGAAGGCTCAAATTCTTGGTTGGTTGCACAGCGTGAAGACAGTGCTAAGGGCTCTGTAGTTAACAAAGGATCTGATAGAAAAAGATCCGCTGATGATGCTGCAGTTGGTTTTCAAGGAAAGTGGCAACCAAGTTTCTTGGCAAGTGAGTCCAGCTCAGGGAAGTTGCCACATGGAAATCCCTTATCAATGCAAGCATCAAATGTAGTGGCTGGGCCATATCAAGTTCCAGCTCAGGTTTCTGGTCCTCCTACCATAACTAACGCACAGAATTTTCACCCAGTATCTACAGTTCAGTTGAGGCCACCCACAAACGGTGGACTAGCTGTTCACACAACCAGTGGTGCCTCTCAGGTTGCTTTTGGTTACCCGACAGTCCAGCTACCAACACTTGAAACAAGCTCTTCATGGGCTTTTGGTGCTCCGCCTCAGGCCGTGTCTTCTTTTACTGCAAAAGATAAAGCTGAACAAACAGGAACCAAACAAGCTGATGATGGCAAGAAACCTCAAGGTTAGTTTAGTCAATGTGCACCCTTCCcagaaaaaagaacaaaatccTTGTATTTGTGATGCTGTTATGGTTAAAAAAAACACTCCTATTGATATTTCTGTCTCT
This genomic interval carries:
- the LOC133884825 gene encoding protein NINJA homolog 1-like; amino-acid sequence: MEDDNGLELSLGLFLGGSAGKSKARDAPLEPKAEPQVEESSSKGGSQTPDAQLGKYYQINAENQEHSSKQRHSPAAPPFGNFWVQPGGSSAPVVDGSIDPVSHQSQLPRYQDGRISNNSGNISEEQKPVSSNRKLLSEEINFQKKHHIAADQPDAFSKSSDGCAKNAPISISTDDGSTGENEDVAESEAEGSNSWLVAQREDSAKGSVVNKGSDRKRSADDAAVGFQGKWQPSFLASESSSGKLPHGNPLSMQASNVVAGPYQVPAQVSGPPTITNAQNFHPVSTVQLRPPTNGGLAVHTTSGASQVAFGYPTVQLPTLETSSSWAFGAPPQAVSSFTAKDKAEQTGTKQADDGKKPQEAGASSCAQAEEEDKADRGVPHMGSAIRPGIAPNVKFEGSGSYPDLPWVSTTGTGANGRTISGVTYKFGRNEVKIVCSCHGIHMTPEEFVRHASADAPGQENGATLLAFPVGNQAASAEN